The following are encoded in a window of Flavobacterium sp. WC2421 genomic DNA:
- a CDS encoding Pycsar system effector family protein has translation MNLIEQAENFVIKLLKDRLSISFTYHNVKHTMDVVKAVEVLSEKESLSQLDREIVLIAAWFHDTGYIQGCDHHELSSVTIATDFLKEKDKSTEYIEKVASTIQATTFDYAPNTVLEKIIRDADYSHFASPDYLSICESLRTEWENTLQKFYNDFEWDSENYRILTQCHQYYTDFAIANWTPLKEKNILLVQDKIKKIEAKMEEMPKKIKNKKKTEKNKKADRGVDTLFRITLSNHTRLSGIADSKANILLSVNAIIISIALSSIIPKLDSANNAHLVMPTFIMLMFSVISIIFAILSTRPKVTSGIFTRKDIEDRKVNLLFFGNFYKMPLEEYEWAVNEMMKDNEYLYNSLIKDLYYLGLVLEKKYRLLRITYNIFMIGIIISVIAFVLAFYSVRA, from the coding sequence ATGAATCTTATAGAACAAGCCGAAAATTTTGTAATTAAATTACTCAAAGATAGACTTTCTATTTCATTTACATATCATAATGTTAAGCACACAATGGATGTGGTTAAGGCGGTTGAAGTCCTTAGTGAGAAAGAGTCTTTAAGTCAATTAGATAGGGAAATAGTTTTAATAGCGGCTTGGTTTCATGATACAGGTTACATTCAAGGTTGTGATCATCATGAGCTTTCTAGTGTAACGATAGCCACTGATTTCCTAAAAGAAAAAGACAAATCTACAGAATACATTGAAAAAGTGGCTAGTACAATTCAAGCTACTACATTCGATTATGCACCTAATACGGTTCTGGAAAAAATCATAAGAGATGCTGATTATTCTCATTTTGCGAGTCCTGATTATTTAAGTATTTGTGAATCGTTAAGAACGGAATGGGAAAATACACTGCAAAAATTCTATAATGATTTTGAATGGGATAGCGAGAATTATAGAATACTAACACAATGTCATCAATATTATACTGATTTTGCAATTGCTAATTGGACTCCGTTAAAGGAAAAAAACATACTCTTGGTTCAAGATAAAATAAAAAAAATAGAAGCCAAAATGGAAGAAATGCCTAAGAAAATAAAAAATAAAAAGAAAACGGAGAAAAACAAAAAAGCGGATCGTGGTGTTGACACTTTGTTTCGAATCACATTAAGTAATCACACGAGATTAAGTGGTATTGCTGACAGTAAAGCCAATATTCTACTTTCAGTAAATGCAATTATTATTTCTATTGCGCTTTCGTCAATTATTCCAAAATTAGATAGTGCAAATAACGCGCATTTGGTTATGCCAACATTTATTATGCTTATGTTTAGTGTGATTTCAATAATTTTTGCCATCCTATCTACACGCCCAAAAGTTACCAGTGGTATTTTTACGCGAAAAGACATTGAGGATAGAAAAGTAAATTTGTTGTTTTTTGGTAATTTTTATAAAATGCCTTTAGAAGAATATGAATGGGCTGTAAATGAAATGATGAAAGACAACGAATACTTATATAATTCTTTAATTAAAGATTTATATTATTTAGGCTTAGTACTTGAAAAAAAATATAGATTGTTAAGGATTACTTATAATATTTTTATGATCGGAATTATTATTTCGGTGATTGCATTTGTACTGGCTTTTTATTCTGTTAGAGCTTAA
- a CDS encoding GAF domain-containing protein encodes MGNINFFKESPFKTLISFHKLIESLEEIALSEIDYRSNYAKALLKEIEHIPEFSTGIEDISIIEDNKTLIKYLLADLFPTALTKNEIKAVTIPFQNLTFNFSERFSKILKEAGGTFDMSIRDLDGDQLYIVSCILILNTVYQQHFEINKPLFYDIPDSNGILKHYRILYNADFLEITPTKKSIALTPEDIDQLMDNYDDISLWKQKFPIESWIFKGFGIVTLFDATTESAISNLKSNLLKSETDAGNQENFETIFRSIFKIPDLKVGLIFYDEKQDKFIKPPFNNKIKSYILFEQDEMVDCNKAFFGCSQITLLNEKKPFIISNVEKFSTILGNETLGNHLLKQNIKSCILAPVLKNGKLLGIIELVSSKTRELNSINANNLDLLLPYVIDSLERYNVDLQNQIEAVIQREYTAIHSSVYWKFKNEAEKYYQTNSPNKDYIFKEIVFKEVYPLYGQIDIKGSSQHRNDTVKEDLKNQLKTLLTIFESLKSNSSLTLLEQRKFEMQTYFKELEKELKADTEQQIQNYIQKEIHPILNNSKIDNTCQLIINQYFEELDPKTALFYHSRKKFDDAMSIINKKMASILDKEQLDAQTIFPHYFERFKTDGVEHNLYIGASITPSQPFDIMYLSNLRLWQLQTLCKMELEHHRLKKALPYELDVTSLILVFSSPLSIRFRMDEKRFDVDGTYNARYEVVKKRIDKANIKGTQERITQKEKITIVYSHSYEETEYLKYIKFLQFKKILEPTIEQFDIEELQGVSGLKALRIKVVNTESSNDKYSYQELLSEIN; translated from the coding sequence ATGGGAAACATTAATTTTTTCAAAGAAAGTCCATTTAAAACCTTAATTTCATTTCATAAACTGATTGAATCTTTGGAGGAAATAGCTTTGTCTGAAATTGATTATCGCTCCAATTATGCCAAAGCATTATTAAAAGAAATTGAACATATTCCTGAGTTTAGTACTGGTATTGAAGATATATCTATTATTGAGGATAATAAAACACTCATAAAATACTTACTGGCTGATTTATTTCCAACTGCATTGACAAAAAATGAAATCAAGGCGGTTACAATTCCCTTTCAAAACTTGACCTTTAATTTTTCGGAACGATTTAGTAAAATTCTAAAAGAGGCAGGCGGTACTTTTGACATGTCCATTAGAGACCTTGACGGGGATCAGTTATACATTGTAAGTTGTATACTCATCTTGAATACGGTTTACCAACAACACTTTGAAATCAATAAACCTTTATTTTATGATATTCCTGATTCAAATGGTATACTAAAACATTATCGTATTCTTTATAATGCTGATTTTTTAGAAATAACTCCAACTAAAAAATCAATTGCATTAACCCCAGAAGATATTGATCAATTAATGGATAATTATGATGACATCTCGTTATGGAAACAAAAATTTCCAATAGAAAGTTGGATATTTAAGGGTTTTGGTATCGTAACTCTTTTTGATGCTACCACAGAAAGTGCAATTTCTAATTTAAAAAGTAACTTATTAAAGTCTGAAACCGATGCCGGAAATCAAGAAAATTTTGAAACTATATTTAGGTCCATCTTTAAAATTCCCGATTTAAAAGTAGGTTTAATCTTTTATGATGAAAAACAAGATAAATTCATAAAGCCGCCATTCAATAACAAAATAAAAAGTTACATTCTTTTTGAACAGGATGAAATGGTCGATTGTAACAAAGCCTTTTTTGGATGTTCTCAAATTACTCTTTTAAATGAAAAAAAACCATTTATAATTTCAAATGTTGAAAAATTCTCTACAATCTTAGGAAATGAGACTTTAGGAAACCATTTATTGAAACAAAATATAAAAAGTTGTATTCTGGCTCCTGTCTTAAAAAACGGCAAACTACTTGGTATTATAGAGCTAGTATCTTCCAAAACAAGAGAACTTAACAGTATCAATGCTAACAATTTAGACCTTCTACTGCCATATGTAATTGATTCTTTGGAACGCTACAATGTCGATTTACAAAACCAAATAGAGGCAGTAATTCAAAGAGAATATACTGCAATCCATTCCAGTGTATATTGGAAATTTAAGAACGAAGCTGAAAAATACTACCAAACGAACAGCCCAAATAAAGACTATATCTTTAAAGAAATTGTATTTAAAGAAGTATATCCTTTATATGGTCAAATAGACATTAAAGGCTCTTCACAGCATAGAAATGACACTGTTAAAGAGGATCTTAAAAATCAATTAAAAACATTGTTAACTATTTTTGAGAGCTTGAAATCTAATAGCTCACTCACATTATTGGAACAACGAAAATTTGAAATGCAAACCTATTTTAAAGAACTTGAAAAGGAATTAAAAGCAGATACTGAGCAACAAATTCAAAACTATATTCAAAAAGAAATACATCCTATTTTAAATAACTCTAAGATTGACAATACGTGTCAATTAATAATTAACCAATATTTTGAAGAATTAGATCCTAAAACAGCTTTGTTTTATCATTCTAGAAAAAAGTTTGATGATGCAATGTCCATTATCAATAAAAAAATGGCTTCCATTCTAGATAAGGAACAACTTGATGCTCAAACCATTTTTCCTCATTATTTTGAACGATTTAAAACTGATGGAGTAGAACATAATTTATATATTGGAGCCTCTATCACACCTTCACAACCTTTTGACATCATGTATCTTAGCAACCTGAGATTATGGCAATTACAAACTTTATGCAAAATGGAATTAGAACACCATCGATTAAAAAAAGCCTTACCATATGAGTTAGATGTGACTTCATTAATTTTAGTATTTAGCTCCCCACTTTCCATACGATTTAGAATGGACGAAAAACGTTTTGACGTAGATGGAACATATAATGCCCGCTATGAAGTAGTAAAAAAACGCATTGACAAAGCAAATATTAAAGGTACGCAAGAAAGAATAACTCAAAAAGAAAAAATAACAATCGTATATTCTCATAGCTATGAGGAAACTGAATATTTGAAATACATTAAATTTTTGCAATTCAAAAAAATTCTAGAACCTACTATAGAACAATTTGACATTGAAGAGCTACAGGGCGTTTCAGGTTTAAAAGCTTTACGAATAAAAGTGGTTAATACAGAGTCTTCTAATGATAAATATTCTTATCAGGAATTATTAAGTGAAATAAATTAA
- a CDS encoding nucleoid-associated protein, whose amino-acid sequence MINLFNTHIETLSIHRVGNKSRNEAIFLSEQPFSLQDEIVPLIKEFFLKPFREKEENYFQFAHEVDLDYNDMYKYASEIFDNPSSLHEGSKKITQHLFDQSNHPHIKNGEVYVTYLTNVNIDNNVVDAIGIFKSELQSDFLQFEEKGTHLEMILQQGINLSKLDKGCIIFNHKKEEGYKILTVDSNRYDARYWLEHFLSVDAFEDENFITKKYLKFCQSFAKDVVFPAEDKKEEVMFMNRSVNYFAKNDQFEETNFLNEVLDNPDLIPEFKNYKVDKGEKYSIEDVTSFPIANAAVTDARKSIKNVINLDTHIQIKMDFINPESAEKFVEKGWDEEKQMYYYLVYFNKEEKS is encoded by the coding sequence ATGATCAACTTATTTAACACACATATTGAGACACTTTCTATTCACAGAGTAGGAAATAAAAGTCGCAATGAAGCTATTTTCTTATCGGAGCAACCATTTAGCCTTCAAGACGAAATTGTACCTCTTATAAAAGAATTTTTTCTAAAACCATTTAGAGAAAAAGAGGAGAACTATTTCCAGTTTGCCCATGAAGTAGATTTGGATTACAACGACATGTATAAATATGCTTCGGAAATATTTGACAACCCTAGCAGTTTACACGAAGGTTCTAAAAAAATCACACAACATCTATTTGATCAATCAAACCATCCACACATTAAGAATGGTGAGGTTTATGTTACGTATTTGACCAATGTAAATATTGATAATAATGTAGTGGACGCCATTGGAATTTTTAAAAGTGAATTACAATCGGACTTTTTACAATTTGAAGAAAAAGGAACACATCTAGAAATGATTTTACAACAAGGTATCAACCTAAGTAAATTAGATAAAGGATGTATTATTTTTAATCATAAAAAAGAAGAAGGATATAAAATACTTACAGTTGACAGCAACCGTTATGATGCTCGTTACTGGTTAGAGCATTTCTTATCAGTTGATGCATTTGAAGATGAGAATTTCATTACTAAGAAATATTTGAAATTCTGTCAAAGTTTTGCCAAAGATGTTGTTTTTCCAGCAGAAGACAAAAAAGAAGAAGTCATGTTCATGAATCGTTCTGTAAATTATTTCGCCAAAAACGATCAGTTTGAAGAGACTAATTTTTTAAATGAAGTTCTTGACAACCCAGACTTAATTCCTGAATTCAAGAATTACAAAGTTGATAAAGGAGAAAAATACAGTATTGAAGATGTAACCTCATTCCCTATTGCTAATGCAGCAGTTACTGATGCACGTAAGTCAATCAAAAATGTAATCAATCTAGATACACACATTCAAATAAAAATGGATTTCATTAATCCTGAAAGTGCAGAGAAATTTGTTGAAAAAGGTTGGGACGAAGAAAAGCAAATGTATTATTACTTGGTTTATTTCAACAAAGAAGAGAAATCATAA
- a CDS encoding four helix bundle protein produces the protein MGTFRDLLIWQKSMVLVTEIYTLSNNFPKEEIYALTSQLRRSAISIPSNIAEGYGRNGNKDYLKFLNIAVASLFELQTQLEIAFNLKYINQLQFNKTYEDSREVERMISAFCRKIKTDL, from the coding sequence ATGGGAACATTTAGAGATTTATTAATATGGCAAAAATCAATGGTACTCGTTACTGAAATTTACACTTTGTCTAATAATTTCCCAAAAGAAGAAATTTATGCCCTTACCTCTCAATTAAGAAGAAGTGCTATATCGATCCCTAGCAATATTGCTGAAGGTTACGGTAGAAACGGAAACAAAGATTATTTGAAATTTTTAAATATTGCTGTTGCATCATTATTTGAATTGCAAACACAACTCGAAATTGCTTTTAATTTAAAATATATTAACCAATTACAATTTAACAAAACATACGAAGATAGCAGAGAAGTAGAAAGAATGATAAGTGCTTTTTGTCGAAAAATTAAAACTGATTTATAA
- a CDS encoding HPP family protein has translation MPIQKIKKGYRKTRYILYKETLIDFKEHFWAFVGSFIGIGAIAYFNSHHFVDSDNVYLIGSFGASSVLIYGNIQSPFSQPKNLVGGHFISAIIGVTIHLLFPEIIWLAAALAVSISIVLMQITKTLHPPGGATALIAVIGSSKIKELGYWYVLSPVLIGVLILLLVALVVNNITENRSYPSNNRYHKKYHTFKKRIIKKL, from the coding sequence ATGCCTATTCAAAAAATTAAAAAAGGATATCGCAAAACTAGATATATCCTTTATAAAGAAACATTGATTGACTTTAAGGAACATTTTTGGGCTTTTGTTGGTTCGTTTATTGGCATTGGAGCTATTGCTTATTTTAATTCTCATCATTTTGTTGATTCCGATAATGTTTATCTCATTGGATCTTTTGGGGCGTCAAGCGTTTTAATTTATGGCAATATTCAAAGCCCGTTTTCACAACCCAAAAACTTGGTTGGAGGACATTTTATTTCTGCAATAATTGGCGTGACAATCCACTTATTATTTCCAGAAATCATTTGGTTAGCCGCAGCATTAGCGGTGTCAATTTCCATCGTTCTCATGCAAATTACAAAAACTTTACATCCACCTGGAGGAGCCACTGCATTGATTGCCGTAATTGGTTCTTCTAAAATAAAAGAGCTAGGTTATTGGTATGTATTGAGCCCAGTCCTTATTGGTGTACTTATACTTCTATTAGTTGCATTAGTAGTCAATAATATAACTGAAAATCGAAGTTACCCAAGCAATAACAGATACCACAAGAAGTACCATACTTTTAAAAAACGAATTATTAAAAAGCTGTAG
- a CDS encoding chloride channel protein, with protein MSNIAHIKKNIQFIKFQKIVIVSILIGFLSAFLGITLKKLTEYYEEIFFSQASIHPIFIFVFPVFGFSVIYFLRQYVFNKKENKGINEIFESTGSKTKNLPKSKIASHFINGLLTVVFGGSTGIEVSTVVATATIGSVAQRKQNIFKEYKTELICAGVAAGITALFNSPFAGIFFVFEVISRKVTRTFLISTIIAVTVSFGLVYLIDEKPLFTVDITTWNLRAIPFFILLGILAGINSVYLTRCVLFFKNNLTQIKSHYYKIIIGSVILSFSLFFFPQLYGEGYHAIKMIFINPNEVKISFNLLYTLLGVILLKPIVTSATLFSGGDGGVFAPSIFIGAFLGLFVAQILNTYFKANIIPVNFMVLGMAAVLSASIHAPFTAIFLICGLTNDYTLFFPILVVCLISKYTAKMIYPHSVYSYSASLSK; from the coding sequence ATGAGTAATATAGCGCACATTAAAAAAAATATTCAATTTATTAAATTCCAAAAAATAGTTATTGTTTCCATTTTGATTGGCTTTCTTTCTGCTTTTTTAGGAATAACTTTAAAAAAATTAACAGAATACTATGAAGAAATATTCTTCAGCCAGGCATCCATACATCCTATTTTTATTTTTGTTTTTCCTGTTTTCGGGTTTTCGGTCATCTACTTTTTAAGGCAGTACGTATTTAATAAAAAAGAAAATAAAGGAATTAACGAAATATTTGAAAGTACAGGCTCAAAAACCAAAAACTTACCTAAATCTAAGATTGCATCTCATTTTATTAATGGTTTATTGACTGTTGTTTTTGGAGGATCTACAGGAATTGAGGTTTCTACTGTTGTGGCTACGGCTACAATAGGATCAGTTGCGCAAAGGAAACAAAATATTTTTAAAGAGTACAAAACCGAATTAATTTGTGCTGGAGTAGCGGCAGGAATTACAGCTTTGTTTAATAGTCCTTTTGCGGGAATCTTTTTTGTGTTTGAAGTCATTTCTAGAAAAGTAACACGCACTTTTTTAATTAGTACTATTATTGCTGTTACTGTTTCTTTTGGACTTGTCTATTTAATTGACGAAAAACCATTATTTACGGTTGACATTACCACTTGGAATTTAAGAGCAATTCCGTTTTTTATTCTTTTGGGAATTTTGGCTGGAATTAATTCTGTTTACCTTACCCGTTGTGTTTTATTTTTCAAAAATAATTTAACCCAAATAAAAAGTCATTATTACAAAATTATAATTGGATCTGTAATATTAAGTTTTTCTCTATTTTTCTTCCCGCAACTTTATGGAGAAGGTTATCATGCCATCAAAATGATTTTTATAAATCCAAATGAAGTGAAAATATCTTTTAACTTACTATATACCCTTTTAGGAGTTATTCTTTTAAAACCTATTGTCACATCAGCCACGTTATTTTCTGGTGGAGACGGAGGGGTTTTTGCTCCAAGTATATTCATCGGTGCATTTTTAGGTTTATTTGTAGCGCAAATTTTAAATACTTATTTTAAAGCTAATATAATTCCTGTTAACTTTATGGTATTAGGAATGGCAGCTGTTTTAAGTGCTAGTATTCATGCTCCTTTTACAGCGATATTCTTAATTTGTGGTTTAACCAATGATTACACTTTGTTTTTTCCCATTTTAGTCGTTTGTCTTATTTCAAAATATACAGCAAAGATGATTTATCCACATTCCGTATATTCCTATTCAGCTAGTCTATCAAAATAA
- a CDS encoding VOC family protein — translation MLELNKIHHIAIICSDYQKSKDFYTEILGLKIIQEIYREERESYKLDLSLNGNFVVELFSFPNPPQRPSTPESCGLRHLAFEVNDIEKTRAFLITNNISSEEIRVDAYTQKRFFFIADPDGLPLEFYEK, via the coding sequence ATGCTAGAACTTAACAAAATACACCACATCGCCATTATCTGTTCTGATTATCAAAAGTCAAAGGATTTTTATACTGAAATTTTAGGATTAAAAATCATTCAAGAAATTTATCGCGAAGAAAGAGAATCTTATAAATTAGATTTGTCTTTAAACGGAAACTTTGTTGTCGAACTTTTTTCTTTCCCAAATCCACCTCAAAGGCCTTCGACTCCAGAATCCTGTGGTTTGCGTCATTTGGCTTTTGAAGTAAATGATATTGAAAAAACAAGAGCTTTTTTAATTACAAATAACATTTCTTCTGAAGAAATTCGAGTAGATGCCTATACTCAAAAACGATTTTTCTTTATTGCTGATCCTGATGGTTTGCCGTTAGAGTTTTATGAAAAATAA
- a CDS encoding sugar O-acetyltransferase, with translation MKTEQEKMIDGEYYLAGDPVLVKGRRKAKNLLHSLNVTQYRVTKKAREIIAELIPNAGVNLYIEPPFHCDYGYNILCGENVYFNVNCVVLDCAKVTIGSNVFFAPGVQLYTATHPLEAELRKTLESALPITIGDDCWIGGNSVICPGITIGKGCVIGAGSVVTKDMPDNSLAVGNPAKVIRKLNQ, from the coding sequence ATGAAAACGGAACAAGAAAAAATGATTGATGGTGAGTATTACTTGGCTGGAGATCCTGTTTTAGTTAAAGGGCGAAGAAAGGCAAAAAACTTGCTACATAGCTTGAATGTTACTCAATATCGAGTGACCAAAAAAGCACGTGAGATTATAGCAGAATTGATTCCGAATGCTGGAGTAAATCTTTATATTGAACCTCCTTTTCATTGCGATTATGGATACAATATATTATGTGGAGAAAACGTTTATTTTAATGTCAACTGTGTGGTGCTGGATTGTGCAAAAGTAACAATAGGTTCGAATGTGTTTTTTGCACCCGGAGTTCAATTGTATACTGCTACGCATCCACTGGAAGCTGAATTAAGAAAAACTCTTGAAAGTGCTCTACCAATAACCATTGGAGACGATTGCTGGATTGGTGGAAACTCCGTTATTTGCCCAGGAATCACTATTGGTAAAGGTTGTGTTATAGGTGCTGGATCAGTAGTTACTAAAGACATGCCCGATAATTCACTGGCAGTTGGAAATCCAGCGAAAGTCATACGAAAACTAAATCAATAA